In Drosophila subpulchrella strain 33 F10 #4 breed RU33 chromosome X, RU_Dsub_v1.1 Primary Assembly, whole genome shotgun sequence, the DNA window ATGCGTAatgtcatatattttttttatttttattttttaattaagaaaGTTATGCTTCtgtacataaataaattaatgggAAGTCAGGAATTTTCTAAAAGATCGCTTGTAACATTTGTATTATTTCAAGCACacatttttctaataatattttaactttaaatattgaaaaattaaagttgGATCTTCAAAAAAGGCATGAAACCCACAGGCAGGCAATGAAAATGGCCAAGTCGCATTATTTATTGTATACGCATCGGGGGGTATaatacacacatacacacacatatactcaaacacacacacactcacacataGATGGATAGATAGAGCGGAAAGGGGCCAACACAAAATGGCGCTGCATTCATAATGGCGGTTGGTGGTTCGGTCGCTTCCTGTCGACGCTCCGGTTCTTCTTGTCGCAGCGGATGCTTGGCATTTATTGCAGGCGACAATATTTTGCTTTGCCCTGCATCCTCTTAGCGCCTTGCCACCGCCCCCCGTCCCGCCCACTCTccatacactgaaaaaaatctAAGCACTACGCGTTTTTAAtaccaaaaataatttaacattttaattcatataagtgaaaatatacataaatcgaagcatcacaaaaaatattatatcattttaaacattaaacacttcaataaaactaaatgtagtTAAAGATAGAACATAGATAGATATACAGATTGTAAGCTTTTCACAAAGAATGTTCTGATTTCGGTTTATTATTTCAGATTTTAAAGTCAAACCGTACTCCTTGTATCCTGATCGTCCAGAAAATGTGGCATACTCCTTTATAGTAATTTATAGAttaatcttttttaaaattttcaagaGTTGATTTGTGCGTCTTACCTTGAGTcgattaaaattgttttgataGACTgtgtaaaacaaaaattttatagGGCAAATACCAATACATTTGTGCCAGTGCCCTATTTTTGTGTGTGCATCCTGTGTTCTGCCTTGTCATTGTCAGCAGACGATAGAAGCTCGCTGAGAGCCAAGGAAATTTTTACTcctatttgtttataataaagTCACAAAAGAACAACAAAGCACTCTTCGCCGATAGGAAAATGCGGGACGGTGATGAACGGCCACAGGAAGTGACACGTTTGCCAAGCCGATGGATACCCGTAGTCCTGGGAAAAATCGAGAGAGCTGCAGGGGTACCAAAAAAATAACCTAAGGGTGCACTTAATCCAAGCACTCAGAATTTAGCCAGGAAAATTATtggaaaaaaatgtatcaaaCTTGTACATGCATATACAAATAGTTAACAGATAATTTGCTCTTAATAACAAgttcataaaattaaaaagattaTTCTCTAAAACATGGTTTTTGCTATATCCAAGTAGCAAAACCATATGTGTGTTTACTCTCCTTATTTTTAACATGCAGTTTCTTATCCCATTAGGGTTTATTTATTCCTTTataaaactatgttcatggcGTTCTCGGAGCAAGCTGATTGTATAAAGCAAAACTCCAACCGAGGATACAGCAAAGTAAACGACTTACTTTGTAATCAGAGCCCTGGATTTAGTGCCGCAACAACATGTTGTCCTGATGCTGCCACACTTAACCCACACAGCCCCCTCCCCCCCCAGAGGAGGTCCTCCCTCGAAAAGGACCTTTTGGCCAACACGTCTTTCCACTCAATGCCTTTTCCAGCACCTTCCCTTGATTTTTCCTTATTTCGCCCGGCTAGCTGGGCCAGCAATTGTCCTGTCCGAAGACAAATTTCATTCTTTGTCCTTGCCGCAGCCAAAGGATTTGTCAAAGCATATGAAGAGACTAAAACTTGTTAACTGAAATCTCTTTTATTTTGCTTCGCTCGCCGGGGAAAATCACTCGCATATGGAGAGGAAAATGCTAGAAAATGCATTTAAGCAAGTGGGCTGAATGGGGCAATGGCGAAGGATTTCGCTGGGCAGCTTAAAAATTGAAGAGCATCCGACGGATTTATCGCAGATTTTCACAACTGAGGTTCGAAATGCCATTTGACACATACAAAATGTTGGGATGTTTTCATCGCAAGAGCCATAACCTTTGTACAAAATATGTTGGAATGTTAAAAGAAATACTATTGGGGATACCTAACAAATCACATGGGTTTTGAAATCAGGTGTCTAAATTCAGAAATAGTATGAATTCTTTCAAAAAGATAATTACACTTTATTCACTGCATATATTCTTATATATCTAAAAGTATATAAGttggtataaatattttggaaaGCTCAACGAACATTAAAATTTGTTGTTTGTTGGCAATAAGAATGATTTACCAATTGTATTTGCAGCGGTTAGCCTTCACGTTCCATTTAAGACATAAGAGACAAGTGTCAAGCGACCACAAGTTGCTTGTTTAGTGTGTTACAAGGGAGCCACAGACATTTAACTCCCCGTATATTGGAGATCCTATTCTAGAGCTCAGAGAACACAGCCCATTGATGATTACCGCTTAAGTCAGTAGGGCAACTGCTGAAAAGGCAAAATCGCCCTATATACCCCTTTACAAGCCCTTGTTGCCAATCCACCATTTCCAGTAAAATGATATATGttagtaattaaaaaataattcagATAAACGATTTTGAAGAAAAACTTAATATCTTAAATGGAATATATGGGACTGTTGcattacaaatatattttagcaTACTTTTGGACACATTTGCTTGTAGTTTTAGAACCCAAACGAATTGGTGGTTTGCGTTTTTATAGTGAAATATATCCCTTTGTTGTTTATcatctaatattttttttactctAAAATGATATGTATTATAAAATCACTAATAACAgaatattaaagaaaaaaaatgttggattgaaatatatttcactATACTTTAAGGACCCCTTATTAGCGATTTTCGTAAATtagtaaaaatgtttattatcTCATATTTAGTCCAGTACACGAAGacttaaatgtaataaaaatatattgttgcatacttttagacacctttgcTTGTAATTTTAGAACCCAAATGATATGATGCCTTGCGTTTTTAAAGTGAAACAGATCCTTTTGTTGCTTATCATCCAATATTTGTTTCACAGTAAATTGATATGTATTATAAAATCACTATTTACAGAAtattaaagaaacaaaaattttggattgaatatatatttcagtatatttttagGAACCTTTGTTAGTGATTTCAGTGAAATAGTGACAGCCATATCATCTAATATTTGTTTCAGTGCACTTAATAAGACGACCCCTGTTGCCACACAACGTGCGGTTGGGGCGACATTGATTGTGGTATTCGCTTTGGTCAAACGCCGGCAATTACATCAATTATTTCGATAATTATCAATTGCAGCCGGGCCGCAAATTAATTGTGGTCGTCTCTTCTATCACTTGCCACTGTTTCTGTGGAGGGAAACTCACGAATATCCTGCCAAGTTAAGTAAAATCTTGATTTTTAAACATTCTGTGGGGTGGGTGAATTCTGTGGAGGACCTTATGTCCTCGTAGATTGAGTTAGGCCTATAAAAGAAACGTGAACCCCTAAGTAAGAAACACAGACAGAAAAACACCCACATACACGCCCACCCACCTGAGCGGGGGTATTTCAATTACTCTACGAAGAAGAGGGTGGATCATAAAGTAATTAAAGTGAAGATAAGAAATTTGGTGTGTACTAATTTAAATTGGAGATCGGGTTGGTTTAACAAATTGCGATTGAAGCGCAGCTAAAAACTGCTAAGAATTTGAGTATTTCTAAAAAAATCTTTGTTTTGGCTGGTATAATTCAAATCATTGTTAGAAGGTTCTTCATTGgttttgactaaaatctgaGTCTCTgtatttttgacaaaatcTGATTCCCATTTTTTCCCCATAAAAAatcagttttttggctgctATGAAGAAAATAACCCTCAGAACGAGGAATGctatacctcgttgagctcgttgtttaatttccaatcgataggcattcaaacctgaaaaatttccattttgccaattttcggaaaaaaaaagtgatgtaaccccttacaaaaaacgcgaaaattggtcaaaaaattaatttttcttaaagttttagctgtacgccttgatttggctaaattACGATCGAAAAACGGGaaagaaaaatgtaatttttgactaaattctaaatctcgtatttttgactaaatcTGAATCCCATTTTTTCGCAATAAAAAATGAGTTTCTTGGCTgctttaaagaaaataaaagtcaGAACGAGGATTGTCATACCACAATAATCTCGTTGTTTAATTTCAAATCCATTCgcattgaaaatgtttaattttccCCAACTCTCGCTAAAAAACGTAATGTGACCCCTTTTTAAAATAGCAAAATAGATAGCAATGAGCTCAAAACAGTCCGTCTGTTTTCTGTAtgccttgatttggctaaacttTGATTTTTGCTTAAATTCGGAACTCcaaaaaatattcatattcattaatattttgttcatgagaattatgaaaataaattctttatttaacattttcgATATTGGGCCGAAATCAGGTACATTTGCCTCACCATTTCATCCCCCTCACCCGGGGACATGGCATATACCTTAATTAAACCAGACTCTTGGAGTCTGGCTGCCACTCCGGGCATATTCTTGTTCACATAGTGGGCAAAGTTCGTCTCATGAAGGCATAGATCCGAAGAAAGAGAGTGGGCCTTAGCAAACTCCTGCAAGTCGACGCTCCAGGGGAAGAAGGCGCCAGAGTTGAGACGCAGGTGTAGCAGCCTGTGACCCGGATCGAGCTGGAAATTCTCCTTGCCCATGGTCTTGGCTACTATTTCTTGTAGGGCATCGGCTAAATCGTCCTTACTTAGCCCGTCTATTATCATGACTGTGCCATTATCCCAAATCCAGCCTACCTGACTTCCGACTTCGAATCTGACTTCTATCACACCCACGTCGCTTCTGTAGATGGCGTTGTCGAGGCTCTTTACGGCTGTCTCAAGATCCACATGTCTGTGCATCTGCAGGGTACAAAACAGTTTGCAGACCTTCATTTCCAGGCGCAAGCGCACGGTCTCGCTTTGGCGTTCAGCGGGACGTCCTAGGATCCCTGACTTCTGGAGGCTCTGCTCCTGACGAACTGGCAAGGGCGCAAGCACCAACGTTCTGTCCAACTTCTTTGCCGTCTCGGAGCCGTAAACCTCTTTCCACTTGGCCAATAGTCGATTGGCTTCGGGATCCCCGTACTTCCAGGTGTAGAGTTCCAAACTCCTCTCAAAGTCCGCGTTGCGAAGTAGGTAGCTAACATGCCACACGTTCTTGGCGGCACCCACTACGATCCCAGACTTTTTCGAGCTACGGGGCTTCATCTGGTTCATCTGGTTCATCTGGATCATCTGGTAAACAGACTCTGGGTCTGCGGAAGATGGCTTGGCACTCTCCTTAATTACTAGAAGTAGCAGTTGCTCGGAAATGGTCTTATTACAGTCCTGAAGCCACCCCTCAGTCGCGGCCTCATCCTGGGGCCTTGGAGGAACGGATCCTAATCGAACTGGCGTAGGATCCTTTAGTTGCATTTCACGAATTATCTCTTTGTAGTCTTCGGATTCGTCGTCTTTGGATTCGTCGTCTTTGGATTCGTCATCTTTGGATTCATCGTCTTCATTTTTCGCGATCATTTCATGCGACTCCACAGCATTAACTTTCGGTCGGGCCTTCAGTACAATCCATGATTTTGGTGGAGGCATGAGCTCCGCGTCGGATTTCATGTGGACGGGTTCGGTGTTCCCCTGGATACCAAAATATAATACGACACCCTCAAGACAAAACTGGTCTGGCCATGGTTCTGAAATCGGGGCACTACAATGGGTTTTAGCAATACAATGACTTACCTAATTCAGTAAAGAGGGCTTACCAGGACGAAAGAAGTTCAGAGGGGGAGTCTTTTTGCACGGGTTCATTTATTTCTGGACGTTCTACAGGCACTGGGGCACTAAATATATGAAATAAGTGTAAGAAAGCCCATGTGTTTAGctagaaattaaattatctgtTCCGTTCCTACCTGTCAAAACACTTGGAATTCCTTCTGCGCTTCTTATGGCTCTTCTTCTTGGGAGTACGAAATTCGACTTTCGACCGACGTGGCATCGTGTgaagaaaattattaattgaggTCTTAACAGCTTCAGATCAGGTTGATTAATGAGAAATGTCGAACTGAATTGTCAGACATAACATTTTTCAAGAACTCTCGGCTTGCTGCGTTAGCAATTGTCGTTCGATAACATCTGCTGAAAACCAGAGTTGTCACCCTATTTCCTTAAAAGCAATGGCAACTCTGTAACATTTTGATATAGTCAGTAagcattatttattttaaaaccaatttaGAAAGTATATTTTAGTTCTTATTTCCTTATTAATAGCTTTAGGCATTTACTTTAAAATCTAACAGGAGCCATTTAGGGTCGTTTTCTCAATTGCTGAAATCTTCTGCTGAATTTAAAACCTAGCATTTCAGCCGTTTGGGGAATACCCAGGTTATTTTTCCCGAACATGAGtttttatattggtttggttttCAAATAGAATAGTAAGCATTGCATAGTATTGAAAAATAACAAAGAATAATAgcatttttgactaaaatcctGCATAATGCATTAAATGGTCCGAATCAGGGACCTCATCGAGCTAGTAGCTTAGTTTCCCATTCGTTGCCATTTTTGtcaattttcgcaaaaaaaatgTGACGTAAACTTCTACGAAAAATGGGAATTAGTCAAAAAAAGCAAGTTCTTTTAAGTGATTGCGAGTTAAGACCGATTATTAGATATATGACCACAAACCTTTAAAGAAAACACACACTCGCGAACTCTTGAAACCACCCATTCTTCTATAATTTGGCTGGAGTGTAATTTAAGACATATTCCCCTCTTTGTGgctgtaaatatttaatatatatttcccGGGCCATTTCCGTAAAGCTTTCACCTTAGCATCTAACCTTTCTGGGGCCGAAAGTGCCCACTCCCCAACGGCAATTGGCATAAAAATAAAGCGAAGTCCTCGAATTTCCTGGACTAgcattattattgttattaaattttactGCCTTTAACTGTTGCTGCGGGTGCCAGACAAATTAGGGGAAGCCAGGGGATACGTGTGGGTGGTAAAAGGTCCTAGGTCCGGCAGGACCTCGTCCCTTTTACGCACAATGTTTTAATGTTGTGTTTGTGTGCTCATCAATATTTATTGCGGTTCGACTACGTGAGCCGCACACAATCAGCGCAGCTCCACCTTTCGGTCTCAACATTTctgcaaatatttttattatgccCGCTACctgttccaaaaaaaaaaccaagattCAATTTCAAATGTACCCAGCAAatgttattatttaattatatgaatattcaaagaaatattttgaccatattaaagatttaagattttaattattttatttgccaaAGGTTATTTCAAGAGATTGcattgtttttgttattttattgtGTTGCTGATATAATATAATCATGAttgattataaattttttttaaaaaatctttagagctttaaaaacattttaaaagtttaaaattattaatttgtaGCATATGTATCATGTTAAAAGCATATGGGTATGCACCACGAAATAAATcacaacaaatatttatttttccacaGTAGTTCCTTCGTCGAGTACAACCATTCTTAAGCACTTaatttttacttattttatttgctggTATCGTTTTGGGGAAAAGCGGGGAAATTCTTGGAAAAGCGAGCCAAGTCTGACCTCTGATATATTACCGAGCCgtgggcaaaaaaaaacaatgagCAATTGGGGGGGAGGTGGTGAATGTTCAGCGgatgggggcgtggcatttgCTAAACAAGGCTCTTATTTACTATTCAAAAACTTCAATTACCGCAAAGTAGTCCTCGAAACGGTAATCCCCACAACCGAGTTTCGCCACCGCACCCACCCTAATAATTATTATGCTGATTTAACGCTTTATTTgcgaataaataaaacaaaagtttattGGTTATTAAGTCATTTCCGCCCGTTGAACCCCTTGATTTTCCCCCCACATTCCATTCCCTTTTCAAGAACGATTTAGCAGCACGCAGGTTATAAGAAGTCAACCGATTTACGGCTATTGTTCTCTAACGATTTTGGTTTGGATATAGTTAACAGAATAATGACAGAAAACTACGGACAATTAAGTCAAGCTGATAAGGGGATTATATACAGACCTGTATGGTATAAATAGGAAAATGTAACTTTAGATTAAATTACACAGGAAGACAAAATTGAACTTTGAGAAATTTTCACTAACCATTTCTAGTTTTCTATGATATTTGGGTGCTGCGGAGTAAAGTTCCATACAAACTTATTTTTCAACACCTACAGGTTTTTGGTTATGGCTAAGAATAGAAAAAAACTATGTTTGCCTACATAACTGGATGTATCTTAAATATATTCGCTGAAACACACTCTCACCCACactaattatttatttttaataattgtagttataaaatatttaatctctgacctgttttttatgtttaaaatcaagttttttctataaatattatgccaaacttttttatttaaagggaTATAGGGACTAGCTGGTAAGGGTAAACTTCAACTTCATAGTCCCTGGGCTTTGGGCAGGAGAAACCATTATCCCTGATCCCCAGGATGAGTCCTTCGCATTATTCGCATATATCTTTCCATTGAGTTGGCCACGCGAACAGGCACGAACAAATGTGGCGCATTAAATGCAAATGGCTCTTGTCCCACCTGAGGCGACTTGTGTCCATCGAGGTCCGTGGGTACCCCTGTTCTCCCCCGTTTCACCCTGTTAACCGATTCCCGGATTCTATAATTCCCCTCCAGCAGGGGATTTTGCTAATTAAACACAAATCGCCATAGTTCACAGCGTGTTAGGCCAAGCAAATTGATTTGAACCACAAGAACGGGTGTGTCCGATGCCAGGAGGTCTTGTTTGGTGAACACTGGAAATGGGTCTACAAATCGCGATTTACAAATTAATCTGTTTTAGTCACAATCATACTTTATAATGCCAGAGGCATTTAATGcggaacaatacatttttgaaaataatattaggcTGTAAgggttaattaaaaattgtgtcAAGTTACTACAATCAGATAAATTGTTCATTCAATTTAAACACAAATTTCAGCATACCTAAAAgtaagtatttttatttttccacctATTGTGCATATAGTTGGACTTTAATGTAAGTATAAAATTTGGTTAAACGTCTTTAAGCACCATTATAAGTAATAAAAAGAATTCAATATTTTGGTAGATCTATTTTTGTGCAGTGCTTTAGCTTTAATACACTTTCGTTCACCTTTTGGTGCAGTGTAAGACTCTCATTACAGCTAATTAATTCGTTGGCCGCTTGGTTAATTAAAGGCCATGGAAACCGAAGTGGATGCCACAGCTGATGGAGCGGCCATCTCTCCatcctgccacgccccctttctCCTTTACCTGTCCATTAACCGCTGCCTGTGTAATTGAATACATAGCCACCAATGCAATTTGTCAAAAGAGAAACAAAGtgcttattaaaaaaaactcaCTTTACCTGAATGACTTTGTGAAAATATGAACATTAGGTAATTTAAAACTCAAATATCAAATTTTAATGACAAATCAGCAGTaccttaaatttgaaaaacgAATAACCATTGCATGACACATTAATGTTTGCTTTTGCAATCAAAACTAAAATGTTTATCACAGTTTTCgccaacaaaaatatatttaagaaaccacaaaaatataaccgataaataaataaatttatcaGTTTGGTTATGGCTTCTTTAACAAATAAATCACTTCAGTGTATAATAAACGCTTCTCTTGAGTGgtcataattattaaaaatgctcAATCTTTAAATGAAACCCTTCTGAATAAAACGGCAGATCTTAAGGAAAGCCTGGtcaaaaccaatttaaaaatccTTTACTCGCAGTTTCAACTAATTGGCTCTGGATATTTTTACATCGAATATAATATTATGCAAAATTGGACTACGGCTGCTGTCACCTGTCGAAATATGGGTGGATATCTTGCCCTAATCAAAAATGAAGGGGAATTTAATGCCATTATAGGAAAACTCAAGAAAGATCGGTTTTATTTGCTTGGCCTGAATAATAAAGCTAAAGGCGAGGGCGAAATTATATCCTTCGAAATGCcttcaacatttttaaaattgtatccCAAGAAATATGACAACGAATTAAATAAACAGCTTTGTGTTTACCTAAATGACGGATACATGTACGATTACGATTGCCAAAGTGTGACTAATTTTATTTGCCAGGCAAATAatctaatttaaataaataataattcaactaaatcataaaaaatcataaaagtTACTAAGCATATTCCCTTAAACTTGTAGTTCTACATAAGTAAGGTTTTATAGTTATACCTAGACAggataattataataaaatcaaatgtaGTAAAGCAAAACCCCTAGTTTCTCAATAATGTTGGTACATGTTTTAGTTAACTGACGGAGTTTCAGATCTTTTATTTAAGGATCTGCTGAGTTTGATCTTTCCTAAGGCTACTCGTTATTATTAAAGTGCATTTTGGTGATTGTCAGGGAGACAGTAAGCGCGGAGATGGACTGGTCTACTGGCATTGTTCATTTGCAGTCGTTGGCCATAAATCGCCGGGCAACGCGGCGTATGAGTTACGGCACCTTGAAGGATTACGCCGCCGTGTCAGCAATTTTTCATGCATTTAACAATAGGAGACGCCAGCGCCAACACCAAGATGCAGATGCAGTTACAGTTGAGACCATGGGTTGTCCACCGCCATTCACTCAGCCATCCATTCGGTCACCCAGCCACCATTCACTTGCTCATCCAGTCAGTCAGCTGGCCATTCATCTATTGCCTGGATTGATGGGGTAATGCCGTGTGAAAGGCACCCAAGTTCCAGTCATAACTTGGTCAATCCTCTTTTAAATAGAATCTTGTTAAGAGACGCCTTTATCTAATGGTTAAATAGGATGATTGAAACCTTCTGTAAGGTGTGCTTTATTGTAAGAAACTATTAAAGGGCAGAAAAGGGCCATATAAGTATATATCTGAGATAGGCGATCATttctaaaattataaattactttttaatatgaattttttataattcatGGAATGTTAATATTAGTAGATCATAACAGTTTTGCAATCTTTTTTGAATTTGAGCTGCGGCTTTTTTAAATCCCATATGAAGCTATTCAAAGCGTCTGTAATTGTTTTTCCTGACCCATTGTCTTAGGttagtttttctttttaaatgtcCTTGTTATTTATGCAATGGCTTGACAAAAGTGCGGAATAGCTGCGGCCATTATGGCTTAATTAAGTTTTGCAACACTAATTGAAACTTGGCCTTGCCTTGACGCCTTAACGTCCCGTCCTCCACCCGTTTTTCATTCGTTTTCCACCCATTTTTCACTCATTTTCCAAGcaaaccccccccccccccatacCTCCGATTCCTTTGGATTCTCCATCAGCAAGTCAACCACATTCACGTGCCTCGGCAGTTTATCTTCACACATTTGTCCTTTGTTCCTTCATTTTGTTTGGCCGGGCCAAAGGACACGCCGCCTTGGTGGCCTTGTCACCCGTCTCTTTCGCACCGCGTAgccccctctctctctctatctctATCTGGTGTGTTGTTTCCCTTTTGTTGGCTTTTTGATTGGAACAAATGCTTTTCTAATCTCAGCTGGAACCATTGCCTTCTTCGAGCATTTCTTCATCTCGCTTTGCTCCTCCTTGGATATTTCTCATTTCGTTTTGTCGCCTATTTGTCATTGCATTTTCCTTGCACATTTTCCCACAGGCAACACCAATACACATACACAAACACCCGAAACCCCCTCCcccaccacacacacacagagataGAAGGACATAGATGTCAACACCCACATCTGCTGCAGGCCATCTTCAATAGTTTTCCTCCTTGTCCAGCAAGGATGCACTGGAAGGAAATCCAACATAATATTTCACGGTTGGATTCTTTTATAAAGGTGGCTAAAAGTATCTATCAATGTAAAATAGGACCTGAAGCCAACGGATTCATTACGAAAGATGACATTCCAATTTTCCTTGCCTACTTTTGGGCACCTTTACTAGATTTAAAGTTGTATGGATTAAGAGTCTATAGTCTGCAAATGGTTCTAATAAGTAAAAAAGAtatattgaaaaaatctaCATAATAAATCACGGCtgaattattttataaatgtgTCTTAAATTATGCAACAATTTAATTGAAGTTGGCGAATCAGTTCCTAAAGATGGCATTTCTTTCTTTCCTGCTTACTTGTATACACATTTAA includes these proteins:
- the LOC119555848 gene encoding uncharacterized protein LOC119555848, which encodes MPRRSKVEFRTPKKKSHKKRRRNSKCFDSAPVPVERPEINEPVQKDSPSELLSSCAPISEPWPDQFCLEGVVLYFGIQGNTEPVHMKSDAELMPPPKSWIVLKARPKVNAVESHEMIAKNEDDESKDDESKDDESKDDESEDYKEIIREMQLKDPTPVRLGSVPPRPQDEAATEGWLQDCNKTISEQLLLLVIKESAKPSSADPESVYQMIQMNQMNQMKPRSSKKSGIVVGAAKNVWHVSYLLRNADFERSLELYTWKYGDPEANRLLAKWKEVYGSETAKKLDRTLVLAPLPVRQEQSLQKSGILGRPAERQSETVRLRLEMKVCKLFCTLQMHRHVDLETAVKSLDNAIYRSDVGVIEVRFEVGSQVGWIWDNGTVMIIDGLSKDDLADALQEIVAKTMGKENFQLDPGHRLLHLRLNSGAFFPWSVDLQEFAKAHSLSSDLCLHETNFAHYVNKNMPGVAARLQESGLIKVYAMSPGEGDEMVRQMYLISAQYRKC